In Juglans regia cultivar Chandler chromosome 13, Walnut 2.0, whole genome shotgun sequence, the DNA window GCCATTTTGACCCTTCAAAAGAATGTGAAAAAACTAGTTACTAACGAAGATTTCATTTTATCTCCTAAACTCGGTTTGGATTgggagatattttattattatttataaattttaactcataaattttattattatttataaattattttaacacatCTCATCTCTTAATTTAAACGGAGAGTGAGCATGCGTGCAACGGAACAGATCTTGTGAGTTTCATTTTTGATACaaataaaaagtgaaagaatTCCCAAATCTTTCTCAGGCCCTACCCTTTTCATGCATTTCCCAACTTCCAACCCCATATTGGAATTAGTACCGTAAACTGAAAACTGAAAACTGAAAAacggaatttttttaaaaaaaaaagcaacgtAAAGTTCTCTCTCCCGGGACAGACTCACTTCGATCACCGCCATCCATCTCATCATCTAACCCACCCTCGTACGGGTTTAAGCTGTATTTGAAGATTAAActtgagatgaaaaaattaatattattttttaatattaatattattttaaaattaaaaaaaattataataataaattaatattagataaaaaataaaaaaaccacaaaaaatcCCCCCGCTAATCTTCAGTTCTGCACTGTTTTCCACGGGCGCGTAGTACGTACGCAtacgattctctctctctctctctctctcaacacagACACTCAGAATTTCAAAGCTCCAAGCCTCCAACTGATCAAGCTGCTCCAGCCAAAACAAAACCGGTCCTTTTCTGATCTCTCTCCCTCTGGAAATGCCCGAAACCAATGAAGATCCAACTCCGGACCCAAGTCCTAGCAAATTTGAGAGGCCACCGCTCCTCAAGAAATTCAAGACAATCGCAGAACATGCGGAACCCACTCCTCACTTTCCCGGCCCACTCTTCCCCGCCGTCCGTCGCATCTCCACACTCCCCAATTCTCGCTCCTCTCCCAGGCAGTCCGATCTCCGTGTCTCCGTCACCAACGGTGATGATCCCTCCCCTCGACACGACAATCGTCTCTCCGATCGCGACTGGATCTACCCTCCCTTTCTTGGCGCGTATCCCGCGAGAGGCAGAGCGGTTCCGGTCAAACTTAACTCCACCAAGTCGCGGAAGCTCGAGCAGTCGGATTCTAGCCTTCCTGGTCGTTCGATGGATGTGAGATTGGCGGATGAGACGCGCCGTATTCCGGCCCCTGTTAATAAGAGCAATGATTCTGATGATAAGGATTCGGATGCTAAGAAGCCGTTGGTGCCGAGTAGTCAAGCTTCGGTGAGTCCACTCAGTGTGTGTAGAACCCGGGGATTTAAGCAGTCCTTCATCCTATATTTGGTTAGTCactattcaactcatttctgtGTCTGCGTGCCTTTTTAACAttcttgtctttctttctttttgttttttggaaagTAACTTTTAGcttttgtttggttggtgagatAGTGGATAAAGAAGACAGAAAGTTACGTTTTTGAAGGTTATGAATCTTCTTCCGAGTTAGTTAGTTAGTCACCTTAGTTTGTGCACGTATTAGTCATATTTTAAGACTGGTTAGTTTCTAAGGGAGTGGGGGAAAATAAAGGATGAGAATAAAGATGGAACGCCATGCTATACGTCTTTTGGTTAACCAATGAAGAAAGTCACCTAAAGCAAGCTATATAATttattacgttttttttttttacacgcTAATCTTGTCGTTGAAAAAACTTGTATTATCCGAGGGTTTTGCAATTAGGTTCTCAAGAGAGCAACTAACGTAcatcaagttataaaattaaagtatgAATGCTCTACACATTTATAATACAAGTTTTTCACATGCATATCACCCCGTTGTTAAATTTaaactttcctttttattttgaataaactttcctttttatttggaACACTGATGTAGTTATATCAAAttgtttctccttttctttgttTGAGTGTCTCGGTGACAGGGCAGCAGTTGATGAGTTgcttttcaaaacttttattattggattttaatttttttcatttatgttgCAGCTCAGTTTCACTTGTGTAATATCTGTACCTTATGCAGTTTATCTACAGAACAAAGTCGAAAAACTTCAGGTATGGTTGTTTGACATTTTATGCAGATGTTGTACATTATATTTGCTATGGCTTTGGGATCTATTCACCAGGAAATCCACTCAAGATTTTCAAGATTTGGTGTTGTTTTGCAGGAAGAGAATGGCAAACTTTATAGACTTTGTGGTGTTAAAGAGATTCGTGGTGGCAGCATGAACGATTTGCCATTTGAACATAATATCCCATTCTCTTATTTTAGTTGTGCTGCTGGTAGAACTGTTGCCTTGTACACTGTGGTGGTCACACTCATTATGCCATTTCTGCTATACAAATATCTTGACTATCTTCCTCAAATCAAAAGTCTTTCGAAGAGGACTAAGATGAACAAGGAAGAGGTTCCCTTGAAGAAGAGAATTGCATACATGGTGGATGTATGTTTCTCTGTATATCCTTATGCAAAGCTGCTTGCACTCCTATTTGCAACTATATTTCTTATAGGGTTTGGTGGATTGGCATTATATGCGGTCAGCGAGAGTAGCTTTGCTGAGGCTCTTTGGCTTTCCTGGACTTTCGTAGCTGACTCAGGAAATCATGCTGACAGGGTTGGCACTGGGCCAAGGATTGTTTCTGTCTCTGTAAGTTCAGGAGGCATGCTGATCTTTGCCATGATGCTTGGGCTTGTTTCGGATGCTATCTCAGAGAAGGTGGATTCACTGCGAAAAGGGAAGAGTGAAGTCATCGAAAGGAACCACATACTTATTCTTGGATGGAGTGATAAATTGGTAATCCTCGAGTAAATTTAAGCTTGATGCCCTTGACCCTTTCTGTTCCTGGCCTCCCTAGACctgttcattattttatttgacgAAATAGGTCAACTGCACAAATCTTGAGgtccaagtctaaaatttatttagagaaaaCCGTTAAAGTTAACAAATGATGTGCTGGCTATAGGGTTCACTCCTGAAGCAACTAGCAATAGCAAACAAAAGCATTGGTGGTGGCGTTGTTGTTGTACTTGCAGAACGAGACAAGGAGGAAATGGAGATGGATATTGCAAAGCTAGAATTCGACTTGATGGGGACATCTGTTATATGCAGAAGTGGCAGTCCTCTTATACTGGCTGACTTAAAGAAGGTACCATTTGTTATCTATGCctcctttttcctcttctttttttctggATATGTggctgctctctctctctctcattgttttCTAATACTACATATGTGCCATTCATGattattttcctttccatttccttttcttccacAATTAATAGGTGTCAGTTTCAAAGGCACGTGCTATCATTGTATTAGCTTCAGATGAAAATGCTGATCAGGTTACTTCCATCACTACCATTATGCTTCTCAGTGATTTATGTTGTTTCTTGGAAATATGGCTCATACGTTCTCTTTTTCTCAGAGTGATGCACGTGCTTTGAGGGTTGTGCTCAGTCTCACTGGAGTGAAAGAGGGTTTGAGGGGTCATGTTGTTGTGGAGATGAGTGACCTTGACAATGAGCCCCTGGTGAAGCTGGTTGGTGGGGAACTTATTGAAACAGTAGTTGCTCATGATGTAATTGGACGCCTGATGATAAAATGCGCTCTGCAACCTGGCCTTGCACAGGTTACTTAATGAACTTCAATTACATTTCTCACTCAAATTTAAAGTTTATTGAAGTCAGTGACTGTGCCGAAccccctcattttttttcttttttgggttgtAATTGCACCTCCTAATCCTTAAATGTCACTTTTGATCAATCATTGAACTATTTGCCATCGTGACAAACTAATTTTAGTTAGCACCActcatatttcaaattattaaatttgatattgactgtttatttcttaattagGGACAATATTTATGCTACTTCGGGGCGGAGAAGCCATATTTGTTAATCTGTATTTTAGTTCTTTATGTACTATAATCCTGTATTCATCTGTACTATAATCCTTCCTTCTCTCTCAATTCGTCCATATCAAATATTTAtgacatgattattttattaaatttttatttcttgaaaaacCTTACAGTTTATACAGTGGAGCAAGGCTGTTTTCGCAGCAACCTTATGCTTTTGTCTCTCTTGTTTGATAGTTGTGAATCGgaaatcacttataaaaaaaaaaaaaaagagttgtgaGTCGGAAATCTATAGGAGCTCTCAACTTCATCTATGCTGCCCACACTGCATGTGATCTCCCTACTTTTTCATAATTGAGGGCCTAGATAGGAGAATGGGCTATCTTTTGGTCATAGAACCTTTGGCTTATACAGCCTCTCTTCTGCAATTCTTAAGTACCACATAGTGTtaatttcacaaattgaaaCTACAGCTTTTAATCattgttttttgtattatttggtTTCTCGTGGCAGGTTTGGGAGGATATATTGGGGTTTGAGAATGCTGAGTTTTATATCAAAAGGTGGCCCCAGTTGGATGGTCTGCGCTTTGGAGATGCACTTATTTCATTTCCTGATGCAATTCCTTGTGGAATTAAGGTGGCTGCAGATGGTgggaagataattttaaatccaGATGACAGTTATGTTTTGAAAGAAGGGGATGAAGTCCTTGTTATAGCTGAGGATGATGACACATACGCCCCAGGTCCCCTTCCAGAggttatttttccttcttgttcattttttattttctagataCATGTAGCACCAAATTgctttattggtttttttttttttttttcaaattgaagaATCTACTGCTGGGAAGTCACAAAACTGGATTTCTATCTAACTTTTACAATTAGCTTGATACTTTCACCATGTtcagttgagaaattgaaaactgaaaagaacGAACGATCACCAGCCTTTCTGTATGAGTGTCACTTCTCTGCGTTTAAAGGGAGAGGGTTGGGGTTAGTCTGGGAGTGGAGTGTTTTAGGGTGAGGGATGCCACTGCTATTGTTTGGGCtgttatttcatttcataaaaaaatcaaacgcACAAGCACCTTACATTTACATGTTACATAGAATTATTTGCTTCTGGTAGATAATTGTCTCTATCATATACACGTAGAAATTGATGTGAATGAGTTGGCCTTTGCATGTTGAGTTTTCCTATaggaatttatattttatggtttgGCAGAAATTTGTCAATTGAAAACCAGATAGTTAATGGAACGGACATTTTCAATGCTTACACTAACTTTGTGAAATGAAGGAGAATTTCCCAGTGAAAATTTTCTATCAGCAATAAAAGATAATTTCAGAAACGGCAGAATGTagtatttcttatattttcccATAGAAGTAAACGAAAAACTgtgcttattttttattcttatcatgtttaattatttgctgaagaaaaatgtttttcagTTGCCTTTCCTTATCTCATTTCTGCAGGTATGTAGGGGTCTTTTTGGAAAAATACCTGACCCTCCAAAATATCCTGAGAAGATACTGTTTTGTGGTTGGCGCCGTGACATTGATGATATGATTATGGTAATTAGCCCAtgcatttagaaaaaaaaatcatacgtTATTCAATTGTTTATATCACCTAAAAATCCCTCTTTTGTTACGTAATCCATTCTGTACCATTACCTCTAAAACCATGCTCTGTTAGGTAAGTTAGAAATATGGAAACTGGATTCTCTGCATAATTCTTGAAAATGGAGCTCTAACTTAATGTATGGTCGGCATTGCCATTTTTCAGGTTCTAGAGGCATTTTTAGCTCCAGGTTCAGAACTGTGGATGTTTAATGAGGTtccagaaaaagaaagagaaaagaagctCACTGATGGTGAACTTGATATATCTAGGTTAGAGAACATAAAACTTGTGCACCGTGAGGGGAATGCTGTTATTCGAAGGCATTTAGAGAGTCTTCCCTTGGAGACTTTTGATTCCGTGAGTCCTtatattcctctctctctctctctctctctctctctctgtatgttCTTTCACAGGTGCCCACCTAATAAATGGTCATTTACCTGGAAAAAATAATATGCCGATGGTagttggaaatttgagaaaaacaaaattatttagtGGCAGCATTCCAAAGAAGATGGATGATAAGATTTACACCTTGGGAAAGCAAAGGAATTTCTAGATTACCAATTGACTCATATTGCGCTTCCTGCCAATCTAGTAATCTATAGTTATTTTCTCGCATCCCACTATCCATATGAAAGATGAGATGACTCATTTTATATGGGTCATAAGCTGCAAAATCCATGAATATGGAAGTTTGGTATCACATGTAGAAACCTTTCTGAAATTCCAAACATAGTATCTGCAACTGAAAACATATGCTGGAATTAAAGCTGGTTACCCCTATGCAATTTCCATATATGCTAATTTATATGAGAGCTACTCTTGCAACATTTCAAGGAGCGTGGTAGTTAGTTTCCAATGAAGATATGCTTCTTTTTGTCTGAGCATGAGCAAGTACTTTTGGAAATTTCTTGTGTTTATTCTTCAATGGCTTACTATATACTAACTCTAAACGGACAGATATTAATTCTTGCAGATGAGTCGCTGGAAGACTCTGTTGTGCATTCTGACTCACGATCGCTTGCCACCCTTCTTCTGATCCGAGATATACAGGTAGCTACAGTAGCTGTATAAGTACTGAACAGTAATGTGTCTTAAGATTGTCACTTTTACAAGCATACCGAACCCTTTTTGTATTTGGATCTCTCACTTATTACTACTGATAAAAGCTGCTTGTTATCTAATGGACTTCAGTCAAAACGTCTGCCATTCAAAGATAAAAAGTCAACTTCTTTACGGTCATCTGGGTTCTCCCACAGCTCTTGGATCCGTGAAATGCAGCAAGCTTCAGACAAATCAATAATAATTAGTGAAATCCTGGATTCTAGAACGAGAAACCTTGTGTCTGTGTCCAGAATTAGTGACTATGTGCTATCAAATGAACTGGTTAGTATGGCACTAGCAATGGTAGCTGAAGACAAGCAAATAAATCGTGTTCTTGAGGAGCTATTTGCGGAGGAGGTATTATTTCATACTCCATCccaagtttcttttttcttttattatttcaacaaaCAATAATTTTGTTGGTTATAGCAAATGATTCTCAACATGTTAGCCTTTTGCTTGAGCTGCAGTTCCTGCTATTACTAATCAAAGCCTGTTAAATTTTAGAGGATtaaatttgatttgtttatATTGCAGGGGAATGAGATGTGTATCAAGCCTGCGGAATTCTATTTATTTGACCAGGAGGAACTCCGCTTTTATGATATAATGATTAGGGGTCGTCAAAGGCGCGAAATTGTGATTGGCTATCGACTCGCAAATGCAGAGCTTGCTATAATTAACCCTTATCTGAAATCAGAACCAAGAAAATGGTCCCTTGACGATGTTTTTGTTGTCATTTCATGGGGTGAATGAAATGCATAAAAGAGCAGCCCTTTGTACCAATGGGATGAATCCCGTGTTATTGTTTAGACCAACCTCTGCTACACGGCCTCACCCTTGCCCTTTCAGCCATGTTAATATATCAATCTTAACATTAACAATTGAGAAGGTTAAGTTCATCTCATCAAGAAAGCTGTTGGTTATATTGGGAAGAATGTGAAGGGCTCCTATTGAAGGTGGTGAGGTGTCTATTGGCCACAAAAAGTTTCTCTAAAGACGTTGATTATTGATTTATTACGATCTGAAGgaaaatcattttttgagaACGCAAGCTTATTGTAACTTAATTGGATTGGATGATACACAATGGTCAGTTGACAACAGGGTGAAAGGTGTAGAGTGACTTGCACATATGCTGTAGGCATGTTTGATCTTGGTGGAGTGGATGTAACAAGATTCTGCGGGAAAAATTCCCTTTTTAACACCATTCTTATGTAATAACAACAAGTTCTTCCTTCTGCTAGGCATTTTCTGGCCAACTGGTTGAACTCTTCCTTGTATGGTAGCCAAGTAAGAAACAGGTCATTTTCCATAATTATGTCATGTAGAAATCAAGAGAGCGGTTGAAGATTGTAACACTATTTAGTTGAATGCTAGTTAGTTATTTCAGCATGTTCAATACTCAACGAAGTAGATACTCACTTCCAAATGAACCAAATTTCGACAAATTTTATTAGCCCatctctctcctcaaaatgCTCCATCTGAAGAACATTGAGATCCCCGCCCAAGCCGCCCGAAATG includes these proteins:
- the LOC108988895 gene encoding ion channel DMI1 isoform X1, encoding MPETNEDPTPDPSPSKFERPPLLKKFKTIAEHAEPTPHFPGPLFPAVRRISTLPNSRSSPRQSDLRVSVTNGDDPSPRHDNRLSDRDWIYPPFLGAYPARGRAVPVKLNSTKSRKLEQSDSSLPGRSMDVRLADETRRIPAPVNKSNDSDDKDSDAKKPLVPSSQASVSPLSVCRTRGFKQSFILYLLSFTCVISVPYAVYLQNKVEKLQEENGKLYRLCGVKEIRGGSMNDLPFEHNIPFSYFSCAAGRTVALYTVVVTLIMPFLLYKYLDYLPQIKSLSKRTKMNKEEVPLKKRIAYMVDVCFSVYPYAKLLALLFATIFLIGFGGLALYAVSESSFAEALWLSWTFVADSGNHADRVGTGPRIVSVSVSSGGMLIFAMMLGLVSDAISEKVDSLRKGKSEVIERNHILILGWSDKLGSLLKQLAIANKSIGGGVVVVLAERDKEEMEMDIAKLEFDLMGTSVICRSGSPLILADLKKVSVSKARAIIVLASDENADQSDARALRVVLSLTGVKEGLRGHVVVEMSDLDNEPLVKLVGGELIETVVAHDVIGRLMIKCALQPGLAQVWEDILGFENAEFYIKRWPQLDGLRFGDALISFPDAIPCGIKVAADGGKIILNPDDSYVLKEGDEVLVIAEDDDTYAPGPLPEVCRGLFGKIPDPPKYPEKILFCGWRRDIDDMIMVLEAFLAPGSELWMFNEVPEKEREKKLTDGELDISRLENIKLVHREGNAVIRRHLESLPLETFDSILILADESLEDSVVHSDSRSLATLLLIRDIQSKRLPFKDKKSTSLRSSGFSHSSWIREMQQASDKSIIISEILDSRTRNLVSVSRISDYVLSNELVSMALAMVAEDKQINRVLEELFAEEGNEMCIKPAEFYLFDQEELRFYDIMIRGRQRREIVIGYRLANAELAIINPYLKSEPRKWSLDDVFVVISWGE
- the LOC108988895 gene encoding ion channel POLLUX isoform X2, with the translated sequence MPETNEDPTPDPSPSKFERPPLLKKFKTIAEHAEPTPHFPGPLFPAVRRISTLPNSRSSPRQSDLRVSVTNGDDPSPRHDNRLSDRDWIYPPFLGAYPARGRAVPVKLNSTKSRKLEQSDSSLPGRSMDVRLADETRRIPAPVNKSNDSDDKDSDAKKPLVPSSQASVSPLSVCRTRGFKQSFILYLLSFTCVISVPYAVYLQNKVEKLQEENGKLYRLCGVKEIRGGSMNDLPFEHNIPFSYFSCAAGRTVALYTVVVTLIMPFLLYKYLDYLPQIKSLSKRTKMNKEEVPLKKRIAYMVDVCFSVYPYAKLLALLFATIFLIGFGGLALYAVSESSFAEALWLSWTFVADSGNHADRVGTGPRIVSVSVSSGGMLIFAMMLGLVSDAISEKVDSLRKGKSEVIERNHILILGWSDKLGSLLKQLAIANKSIGGGVVVVLAERDKEEMEMDIAKLEFDLMGTSVICRSGSPLILADLKKVSVSKARAIIVLASDENADQSDARALRVVLSLTGVKEGLRGHVVVEMSDLDNEPLVKLVGGELIETVVAHDVIGRLMIKCALQPGLAQVWEDILGFENAEFYIKRWPQLDGLRFGDALISFPDAIPCGIKVAADGGKIILNPDDSYVLKEGDEVLVIAEDDDTYAPGPLPEVCRGLFGKIPDPPKYPEKILFCGWRRDIDDMIMVLEAFLAPGSELWMFNEVPEKEREKKLTDGELDISRLENIKLVHREGNAVIRRHLESLPLETFDSMSRWKTLLCILTHDRLPPFF
- the LOC108988895 gene encoding ion channel DMI1 isoform X3 encodes the protein MNDLPFEHNIPFSYFSCAAGRTVALYTVVVTLIMPFLLYKYLDYLPQIKSLSKRTKMNKEEVPLKKRIAYMVDVCFSVYPYAKLLALLFATIFLIGFGGLALYAVSESSFAEALWLSWTFVADSGNHADRVGTGPRIVSVSVSSGGMLIFAMMLGLVSDAISEKVDSLRKGKSEVIERNHILILGWSDKLGSLLKQLAIANKSIGGGVVVVLAERDKEEMEMDIAKLEFDLMGTSVICRSGSPLILADLKKVSVSKARAIIVLASDENADQSDARALRVVLSLTGVKEGLRGHVVVEMSDLDNEPLVKLVGGELIETVVAHDVIGRLMIKCALQPGLAQVWEDILGFENAEFYIKRWPQLDGLRFGDALISFPDAIPCGIKVAADGGKIILNPDDSYVLKEGDEVLVIAEDDDTYAPGPLPEVCRGLFGKIPDPPKYPEKILFCGWRRDIDDMIMVLEAFLAPGSELWMFNEVPEKEREKKLTDGELDISRLENIKLVHREGNAVIRRHLESLPLETFDSILILADESLEDSVVHSDSRSLATLLLIRDIQSKRLPFKDKKSTSLRSSGFSHSSWIREMQQASDKSIIISEILDSRTRNLVSVSRISDYVLSNELVSMALAMVAEDKQINRVLEELFAEEGNEMCIKPAEFYLFDQEELRFYDIMIRGRQRREIVIGYRLANAELAIINPYLKSEPRKWSLDDVFVVISWGE